Genomic segment of Dactylococcopsis salina PCC 8305:
GGCTGTCTAAAGATCACCTAGACCAACAGCAATCAATCACTTATATCATTTTAAACAATTGGCGCTACATTAACGATCCCCCCAACCCCCCTTAATAAGGCAGGGCTGTTTCATTCTCGGGGTAAAATTGTAAATGTAAAGCGCGATCGCGATAATAAATCAGTAGCGCGATCGCGCATTTCTAGAAAAATTTCTGATATGTCTAGTTTAATCAGTTACTTAAAACAAGTCAAGGACTGGCGCGATCGCAGTGGACAAAGACATCCCCTATGGTGGGTACTTTTCATTGTTATTCTTGGTTTAATGATGGGTAACTTAAGTTACCGAGACTTAGCTGCCTTTGGAAAAAATAAGCATTACTACCTCACTCGTTTAGGAAAATCTCCTAAGCTAAAGTCGCCATCTTATTCAACAATTAGAAGAGCCATGATGGGAGTAGATAATAATGATTTAATTCAAGTTTTTAACCAATGGGCTGCTCAATTATCTTCCCCAGATGAACTTTCTAATTGGATCGCGATTGATGGTAAAAGTATTAAGTCAACTTTAACTGATACCTACGGAAATAAGCAGAATTTTGCTTCAATTGTCTCTTGGTTTAGTCAGGACAATGGGTTAGTTTTAGCTCTAGAAAAATTAGAGAATAAAAAGACTTCAGAAATTTACTGTGTTCGAGAGATGGTGAATAACACGCCTTTATCAAATCAAGTTTTGACTCTGGATGCAGTTCACTGTCAAAAAGAAACAATTAAAACGATTAATCGCTCTCGTAATGATTATGTAATTGCGGTGAAGAAAAATCAACCGAAATTGTACAACCGTTTAGAAGAAATCGCTCATAATCAGATTTCTGATCAGGAAGATATTCGAACAGAAACGAGTCACGGACGACAAGTTACTCGAACCGTATCTGTCTTTAGAATTCCAGAAACTCTTCAAGAAATTTGGATCAGTAGTCAGTGTTTTATCAAAGTAGAAAGGAAAGGCACTCGAAAAAATAAGCCTTATCATCAAATTGTTTATTATTTAAGTAGTTGTTACCAAACGGCTCAAAATTTTAGTAAAAAGATTCAGGGACATTGGGGAATTGAGAACCAACTACATTGGGTTAAAGATGTTATTTTTTCTGAAGATGT
This window contains:
- a CDS encoding ISAs1 family transposase; translation: MSSLISYLKQVKDWRDRSGQRHPLWWVLFIVILGLMMGNLSYRDLAAFGKNKHYYLTRLGKSPKLKSPSYSTIRRAMMGVDNNDLIQVFNQWAAQLSSPDELSNWIAIDGKSIKSTLTDTYGNKQNFASIVSWFSQDNGLVLALEKLENKKTSEIYCVREMVNNTPLSNQVLTLDAVHCQKETIKTINRSRNDYVIAVKKNQPKLYNRLEEIAHNQISDQEDIRTETSHGRQVTRTVSVFRIPETLQEIWISSQCFIKVERKGTRKNKPYHQIVYYLSSCYQTAQNFSKKIQGHWGIENQLHWVKDVIFSEDVSPVHHLQSAVNFSVLKTICLNLFRLLGFLSVTEARRWLGERLWLLPILIE